Part of the Bacillus cereus group sp. RP43 genome is shown below.
TGTTATTGCCATTGTTGTTACATTCCTCTCTACACAATTGGTACATTGGTTAGGTCTTGTATAAAAGCAAAGTATACATAGAAGGAATCCCCCTTCAACATATACTTTGTGCACAAAAGAAACCTAAAATTTATTCAGGTTTCTTTTTTTGCGCCTCTTCTTTCCACGGCTGGGCACCATACGTTGTAATTTTTTTATGAATCAAATATATAGTCCCTGGAAGAACCGCCATTAATATCGTGCAACTAATCCCCAATCCAGTAAACAACTTACATCACCTTATTTCACTCTCTTCGGTAAAGCTGAACCTGAATGTGCAATCGTTGGATGAACACGAACAGTAATTTCAGCATTACTAAAGTAATTTTCACCTTGATCCCAATTCTTACTTATCTTTTTCCACTCTTTATAATTATGTCGCTTATATACTTCCCCTAATTCTAATACATCTACCTTATATTTTTTTTGAACAAGCTTAATCGATTTTTGGATGCGTTTCTCCATTTCCTCCGCGATGTTTTTCTTTAATCGATTTTCACTCATAATTTGTTTATGATCACTAAAATGCAACTCAGCTAATGTCCCTTCCAAAGATAAATGAATATCAAACTTCGGTTTTGTAGCATTTTCCGTAGATACTTTAATCTTTCGGTGCATCTTATGAATTTCATATGTAATAAGCTGGTCTTTTTTGCGGATAGTAAAAAAACCTCCAATTTTTTTACCTATTATATAATTCATTCCTAATGTTTGTTCTCCACTTAAACTGCCTACACACTTATTATCCTTCCCACGAAACAGCGCTGCCCCATTCATTTGTACCCCTTGTTTTGTTAGTTCGAGAATAGGTAATACGAAACTTTGGTTGGAAATCATCTTTTCCTGCACTTCACCAATTCTCGCAGCCTCAATCATTTGGGCATTTTTCGGAGGATGTTCAGCTAACATATCAATATACTGCGCCGGTAAATTTTCAGGCTTTGCACTCTGCTTTAAAATCGCCTCTGCATTCTCCTTCGAAACGAACAAACGAATATTTCTTCTCATTTCATGATCGCGAATATATACATCTAACGTATTTTGTAAAACATATGGATTTCCTAGTAAATCTTTAGAGAAAATTATCACTTGTATATGTGGGAAAAATAATGTACGACTAATTTTTTTAGCGATAATTCGTATTTGCTCAAAGACACCATCTGCTTTCGCACTAACATTAATATAATTTTCACTATCTCCATCGCCTTGTCCACCTTGTTGCGCTAACTTACTGGGAAGTACCATCTGATACGTCCCTTTCATAATTGGATTTGATTGTTTTTCCTTCACAATATCGTAAGCCGCCCCTACTACAAATCCCCTTTCTTCTATCTCCTCCAGCTCAGAGCACCCACTAATAGATCCAGCTAAAAACATAATTATTATAATTTTAAGAAGGTGTTTCATTTCCACCATTCCTTCTTTTTATTTTATATACAATAAAAACTAGCAAAGGTGCTAACACAACAAACCCCATATCTATCCAAGCTAAATAAGTCCCATAACTTGATAAATCATTCGAATTGCCAGGTGTCATATTCACCATAAAAATAATAGGAGCACTCACAAAAATAAATACGTGTTTCTTCACTTTTGGAAACATAGCACAAAACAATAAAGATGCGACGTCATAATACATTGCTGTAGTGTTATAAATAGTAATAATCCAAGTAGTAAAAAAAATCGCATCAAATCTTTCTAAAAATCCTCCACCAATCTCAATTTCTTTCCCTAGTTCAATTGTTGGAAATGTCAATCCACGTGTTGTCATATACGAAAAAACACTAATACAAGTTACATAAATTAAAATGTATGACAAAACGTTTACTATCACCGCTTTTGCAACTGCCATTGGCGCTTTTTTCGCTGTCTTATCGTTCAACATCACAGCATAAAACAGAGCTACCTCAAATCCGATAAATGTGAAAATAGAATTTTTAACTCCTACAGCATACTGACTTACGTTCGTTTGAAAAGCCGGTAGTAAATTATCTATTTCCATTAAGTTCACATTCAA
Proteins encoded:
- a CDS encoding Ger(x)C family spore germination protein is translated as MKHLLKIIIIMFLAGSISGCSELEEIEERGFVVGAAYDIVKEKQSNPIMKGTYQMVLPSKLAQQGGQGDGDSENYINVSAKADGVFEQIRIIAKKISRTLFFPHIQVIIFSKDLLGNPYVLQNTLDVYIRDHEMRRNIRLFVSKENAEAILKQSAKPENLPAQYIDMLAEHPPKNAQMIEAARIGEVQEKMISNQSFVLPILELTKQGVQMNGAALFRGKDNKCVGSLSGEQTLGMNYIIGKKIGGFFTIRKKDQLITYEIHKMHRKIKVSTENATKPKFDIHLSLEGTLAELHFSDHKQIMSENRLKKNIAEEMEKRIQKSIKLVQKKYKVDVLELGEVYKRHNYKEWKKISKNWDQGENYFSNAEITVRVHPTIAHSGSALPKRVK
- a CDS encoding endospore germination permease, with the translated sequence MKPFEYGDEEIGSRELGFAVSSTIIGIGALSMPRDIATQTLFSDGWIILLLGGLICAILGWFVTKVAILFPKQNFVQYTSAHLTKPVAYTISSILVLTFAALTAYESRMIAIISQTYLFSDTPVQLLSFFFLLVVIYGIAGSRAALLRLNVLFLPIVLIAIVLLSLLNVNLMEIDNLLPAFQTNVSQYAVGVKNSIFTFIGFEVALFYAVMLNDKTAKKAPMAVAKAVIVNVLSYILIYVTCISVFSYMTTRGLTFPTIELGKEIEIGGGFLERFDAIFFTTWIITIYNTTAMYYDVASLLFCAMFPKVKKHVFIFVSAPIIFMVNMTPGNSNDLSSYGTYLAWIDMGFVVLAPLLVFIVYKIKRRNGGNETPS